In one Mesotoga sp. Brook.08.105.5.1 genomic region, the following are encoded:
- a CDS encoding GntR family transcriptional regulator: MLFNADRRIALDRASPVPLYYQIYRIISDYMKEPGAVGRKLPTEEAMMKVFDVSRATVRRALQALESSGQISRSRGKGTIVTNSASQEQLTTIRSFTEQMRLENHVPITKVVEVKKVKAGPEMAKILHVSEDEELLHVTRLRGNESYFPLALFISFLTSRSNLTGEENFEGSLYELMRERGTAVVEGDAIIEGRLAEGRIAKLLKIEEGAPILYYERVGCAANGEHMELVQCWYEATHYKFRIHLTTKI; this comes from the coding sequence ATGCTTTTCAATGCAGATAGAAGAATAGCCCTTGATAGAGCAAGTCCGGTTCCACTATACTACCAGATTTATAGAATAATTTCGGATTATATGAAGGAACCAGGCGCCGTTGGAAGGAAACTTCCAACGGAAGAAGCAATGATGAAAGTCTTTGATGTCAGTAGGGCGACCGTGAGGAGAGCCTTGCAGGCTCTGGAAAGCAGCGGTCAGATCTCCAGATCCCGCGGAAAAGGGACGATAGTCACGAACAGTGCTTCGCAGGAGCAGCTTACGACCATCAGGAGTTTTACCGAACAGATGAGGCTCGAGAACCATGTGCCGATAACGAAGGTTGTTGAGGTAAAAAAAGTCAAGGCCGGTCCGGAAATGGCAAAAATCCTCCATGTCTCGGAAGACGAAGAGTTGCTTCATGTTACCAGACTGAGGGGAAATGAGTCTTATTTTCCCCTTGCTCTATTCATATCCTTTCTCACTTCTCGCTCGAACCTCACTGGAGAAGAGAACTTCGAGGGTTCACTATATGAACTTATGAGAGAAAGGGGAACGGCCGTTGTTGAAGGAGACGCGATAATCGAGGGGAGGCTCGCAGAAGGAAGAATTGCGAAACTCCTGAAGATCGAAGAAGGGGCACCGATACTATACTACGAGAGAGTCGGTTGTGCAGCCAATGGCGAACACATGGAACTGGTGCAATGCTGGTATGAGGCTACACACTACAAGTTTCGAATACATTTGACTACTAAGATTTGA
- a CDS encoding oligopeptide/dipeptide ABC transporter ATP-binding protein yields the protein MKILSTEGLRKFFPIKAGVFLQVVGYVRAMQSVTMEISKGETIGIVGESGCGKSTLGRTIVKIYEPTGGRIIYHDDKGNEYDITKGLAKNVRSKFRRDVQMIFQNPFDSLDPRMTVRDIIKEPIEAHNLLSKDEIDDYVGELLMKVGMYPEYAQRYPHEFSGGQRQRIAIARSISVSPRLIICDEPTSALDVSVQSQIINLLQELRDEIKMSYIFISHNLDVVHHMSDRIMVMYLGNVVETAGAKELFDYPAHPYTKALMASIPNWDPQERKLQNIKLEGEPPSPINPPPGCPFHPRCPYKIDICSKEMPDSFEVADGHTAACWLHERSCKTGVGGSKEQEKPVHR from the coding sequence ATGAAGATACTTTCGACCGAAGGGCTTAGGAAGTTCTTCCCGATTAAGGCCGGGGTCTTTCTCCAGGTTGTTGGCTACGTAAGAGCTATGCAATCTGTAACCATGGAGATAAGTAAGGGCGAAACTATCGGCATTGTCGGCGAGTCGGGTTGCGGGAAGAGCACTCTAGGTAGAACAATAGTGAAGATCTATGAACCGACCGGAGGAAGGATAATCTATCATGACGATAAGGGAAATGAATACGACATCACCAAAGGGCTTGCAAAGAACGTCCGCTCGAAATTCCGACGCGACGTTCAGATGATTTTCCAGAATCCGTTTGACTCGCTGGATCCCAGAATGACGGTAAGAGACATTATCAAGGAACCTATAGAAGCACACAATCTACTTTCAAAAGATGAGATAGACGATTATGTCGGAGAGCTTCTGATGAAGGTGGGCATGTATCCAGAATACGCTCAGCGCTACCCTCACGAGTTTTCAGGAGGGCAGAGGCAGAGAATCGCGATAGCTCGTTCTATCTCGGTCAGCCCGAGGTTGATAATCTGCGACGAGCCGACTTCAGCTCTTGACGTCTCTGTTCAGAGCCAGATCATCAACTTGCTGCAGGAGCTAAGAGACGAGATCAAGATGTCGTATATATTCATCTCACATAACCTTGATGTCGTACATCATATGAGCGATAGGATAATGGTAATGTATCTTGGAAATGTTGTTGAAACTGCCGGAGCGAAGGAGCTGTTCGATTACCCTGCTCACCCCTACACAAAGGCTCTGATGGCGTCAATTCCAAACTGGGATCCTCAGGAAAGGAAGCTCCAGAACATCAAGCTTGAAGGGGAACCTCCCAGCCCGATCAATCCGCCTCCCGGCTGCCCGTTTCACCCGAGATGCCCATATAAGATCGACATCTGCAGCAAAGAGATGCCCGACAGCTTCGAAGTGGCTGATGGCCATACAGCCGCATGCTGGCTTCATGAGAGGAGTTGTAAGACCGGGGTTGGGGGTTCGAAAGAGCAAGAGAAACCGGTTCACCGTTGA
- a CDS encoding aldo/keto reductase, with translation MKYKKVEKIEEKLSALGYGCWGISGPSFWDGTTDEDSIKTIQRAISGGINFFDVAPVYGLGHAEEVLGKAMKGSRDKIFIATKCGLLWDDQGRTRNCLKPESIRREIEDSLRRLGTDHVDLYQLHWPDPEVEIEETMETMVELKKEGKIRYIGLSNFSIPEAKRAMKVGEVCSMQGLYNMLERNPKSYHNIPLDYRVEKEVLPFVLENGMAFLPYSPLFQGLLAGAISDKKKFSEHDVRAANPKLNTPEFNKYFEVVVELNRLANEIGKPLSHIAINWLIRNEAVTSVIAGAQKVEQLEENLGAVEWDMDDGLYERIEEIISNSNLEL, from the coding sequence TTGAAGTATAAAAAAGTGGAAAAGATAGAAGAGAAACTGTCGGCACTCGGTTACGGCTGTTGGGGAATTTCCGGTCCTTCTTTCTGGGATGGAACGACCGACGAAGACTCGATCAAGACGATCCAGAGGGCGATAAGCGGAGGAATAAACTTCTTTGATGTAGCGCCAGTATACGGTCTCGGACATGCAGAGGAGGTCCTCGGAAAGGCAATGAAAGGCTCTAGGGATAAGATCTTCATTGCAACCAAGTGCGGTCTTCTCTGGGACGATCAGGGAAGAACGAGAAACTGTCTCAAACCGGAGAGCATAAGAAGAGAGATCGAAGATAGTCTCCGAAGACTCGGAACGGATCATGTAGATCTCTATCAGCTACACTGGCCCGATCCAGAGGTCGAAATCGAAGAGACAATGGAGACTATGGTCGAGCTGAAGAAAGAGGGGAAGATCAGATACATAGGGCTGTCAAACTTTTCAATTCCCGAGGCAAAAAGGGCGATGAAGGTTGGAGAGGTATGCAGCATGCAGGGTCTCTACAACATGCTCGAAAGGAATCCAAAGAGCTACCACAATATTCCGCTCGATTACAGAGTCGAAAAGGAAGTCCTTCCCTTTGTTCTGGAGAATGGAATGGCCTTTCTGCCATACAGTCCGCTCTTCCAGGGCCTCTTGGCTGGAGCGATAAGCGACAAGAAAAAGTTCAGCGAACACGATGTACGGGCAGCGAATCCGAAGCTGAATACACCTGAGTTCAACAAGTACTTCGAAGTCGTCGTAGAACTGAACAGGCTGGCGAATGAGATAGGGAAGCCTCTGAGTCATATAGCCATCAATTGGCTTATCCGAAATGAAGCGGTGACATCGGTTATAGCCGGTGCCCAGAAAGTCGAGCAGCTCGAAGAAAACCTCGGCGCTGTCGAATGGGATATGGATGACGGATTATACGAAAGGATAGAAGAGATAATCTCTAATTCCAATTTGGAGCTCTAG
- a CDS encoding VOC family protein — translation MKINKFFHVAVEVPNLDDALEFYIGLLGLRLVNREKLPEKKLEVAFVAGEGCEIELMCYEDSKEREFAPESQSHFQHLSFVVDDIEKAMDYLKSNGIELESPDPIPVFDGKIFYNTFKGPGGELLEIAEEKRPR, via the coding sequence ATGAAGATAAACAAGTTCTTTCATGTGGCAGTAGAAGTTCCAAATCTCGATGATGCGTTAGAGTTCTATATAGGTCTTCTCGGACTGAGACTTGTTAACAGAGAGAAGCTTCCTGAAAAGAAACTCGAAGTCGCATTTGTTGCCGGCGAGGGTTGTGAAATCGAGCTTATGTGTTATGAAGACAGCAAAGAGAGGGAGTTCGCTCCCGAATCACAGTCTCACTTTCAGCACCTCTCTTTTGTTGTGGATGACATTGAAAAGGCAATGGATTACCTGAAGAGCAACGGCATTGAACTCGAATCGCCCGATCCCATCCCGGTTTTTGACGGAAAAATCTTCTACAACACGTTCAAGGGTCCGGGCGGTGAATTGCTGGAGATCGCTGAAGAGAAGAGACCCAGATAG
- a CDS encoding ribokinase, producing MNKVTVFGSYVMDLTTLSPHIPVVGETVFSGPFKMGPGGKGFNQAVAARKAGSDVKFMTKIGKDLFAPFVKNAFDRFGITKEYLLESDTAGTGVALIIVDENNGNNAIAVAPEACNELTIDDVKRNRDIFTSSDVFLTQFEANLDATYEAIKLARDSGARVLLNPAPVKEFDHSILKYVDVIMPNEIEASLMTGIPLDGMDSIEEIASELKKSVDTVLITLGGKGVYCPSVNGGLVPACKVKTIDTTGAGDAFAGVFAAYLSRGEGLERAIDYARAGAAISTTRFGTSPSMPEREEIEALVNEMIGGDKK from the coding sequence ATGAATAAAGTGACGGTATTCGGTAGCTATGTCATGGATCTCACTACCCTTTCTCCCCACATTCCCGTTGTAGGAGAGACTGTCTTTTCCGGTCCATTCAAGATGGGCCCCGGAGGCAAGGGATTCAACCAGGCTGTGGCTGCCAGAAAGGCTGGATCTGATGTCAAGTTCATGACGAAGATCGGCAAAGACTTGTTTGCTCCATTTGTCAAGAATGCATTTGACAGATTTGGAATTACTAAGGAGTATCTTCTCGAGTCGGATACTGCCGGAACCGGTGTCGCTCTGATAATAGTAGATGAGAACAACGGAAACAACGCTATTGCAGTTGCACCGGAGGCATGCAATGAGTTGACTATTGATGATGTAAAAAGGAATAGAGATATCTTCACTTCTTCCGATGTTTTTCTTACACAGTTTGAAGCAAATCTCGACGCAACTTATGAGGCGATAAAACTCGCCAGGGACTCCGGGGCAAGAGTCTTGTTAAATCCCGCACCCGTAAAGGAATTTGATCATTCGATCCTCAAATATGTCGACGTTATTATGCCAAACGAGATAGAGGCCAGCCTCATGACAGGGATTCCCCTCGACGGCATGGATTCGATAGAGGAAATAGCATCTGAATTGAAGAAGTCGGTGGACACTGTGCTCATAACTCTCGGAGGCAAGGGGGTCTACTGTCCATCGGTCAATGGAGGGCTTGTCCCCGCCTGCAAGGTGAAGACTATCGATACAACCGGAGCTGGAGATGCATTTGCCGGCGTTTTTGCGGCATATCTCTCGAGGGGAGAGGGATTGGAGAGAGCTATAGACTACGCCCGTGCCGGAGCCGCTATTTCCACGACAAGATTCGGTACGTCTCCTTCAATGCCTGAAAGGGAAGAAATCGAAGCTCTCGTTAATGAGATGATCGGGGGCGATAAGAAATGA
- the hxlB gene encoding 6-phospho-3-hexuloisomerase, producing the protein MKFESTLDIVIDEIRSVLSGVKDSSIEELSESILRARRVFLFAMGRSGLVIKAFAMRLMHLGLKVHVVGEVTTPSLGEGDLLIIGSASGETPSVVLNCKKARKLGAAIASITASKESTVAGHSDIVITIPTKTPKVPDRAGVSSVQPMGNLFEQSLLILTDIIVMDLMESLSIDSEMMFKNHANLE; encoded by the coding sequence ATGAAATTCGAAAGCACGCTTGACATTGTTATTGACGAGATAAGATCCGTCCTTTCGGGAGTTAAGGATTCATCGATCGAAGAGCTCTCCGAAAGTATTCTAAGGGCAAGAAGAGTCTTTCTCTTTGCAATGGGCAGGTCTGGTCTGGTAATCAAGGCATTTGCGATGAGACTAATGCATTTGGGATTGAAGGTCCATGTTGTGGGGGAAGTAACTACTCCTTCTTTGGGAGAGGGAGACCTCTTAATCATCGGATCCGCTTCGGGGGAGACTCCTTCAGTGGTTCTAAACTGCAAAAAGGCTCGAAAATTAGGAGCCGCAATAGCTTCTATAACTGCCAGCAAGGAATCTACAGTGGCGGGACATAGCGACATAGTCATTACAATCCCCACGAAGACACCCAAAGTGCCCGACAGGGCTGGTGTCTCTTCGGTTCAACCGATGGGGAATCTATTCGAACAATCACTGTTGATATTGACGGATATCATCGTAATGGACTTAATGGAGAGCTTGAGCATAGATTCGGAAATGATGTTCAAGAACCACGCAAATCTCGAATAA
- a CDS encoding ABC transporter ATP-binding protein yields MSTILEVKNLKTYFRTPDGLVKAVDDISFKVEKGEILALVGESGCGKSVTVQTILGLIKVPPAKVEGEIYYKGKNLAGLSNKAYRDIRGKEISMIFQEPMSTFDPLFTIGYQLKEVARAHMPWDEGKTYEEIISILRRINIPEPEKRCKEYPHEMSGGMLQRIMIAMALITNPEIVIADEPTTALDVTIQAQVLNIMRELQGEFGSSIIFITHDLGVVAELADRVHVMYAGKIVEKAGVNELYSSPSHPYTKGLLNSRVMRSYKGKKLPYIEGYVPRAYEFPDGCRFNPRCPHVMEICREKDPPEFSLNAGHSVACWLFDGRSET; encoded by the coding sequence ATGAGCACAATTCTTGAAGTCAAGAACCTTAAGACATATTTCAGAACCCCAGATGGTCTGGTTAAGGCAGTAGATGACATCAGCTTCAAAGTCGAGAAGGGAGAGATCTTGGCTCTGGTTGGAGAATCAGGATGCGGAAAGAGCGTAACCGTCCAGACTATACTGGGGCTTATCAAGGTACCTCCCGCAAAGGTCGAAGGAGAGATCTATTACAAGGGAAAGAACCTGGCAGGACTGTCGAACAAGGCGTACAGAGACATAAGGGGCAAGGAAATCAGCATGATATTCCAGGAACCCATGTCGACGTTCGATCCTCTATTCACCATAGGCTACCAGCTGAAGGAAGTTGCAAGGGCACACATGCCCTGGGATGAAGGCAAAACCTATGAAGAGATTATTTCGATTCTTCGTAGAATCAACATTCCTGAACCCGAGAAGAGATGCAAGGAGTATCCCCACGAAATGAGCGGCGGAATGCTCCAGAGAATCATGATTGCAATGGCTCTAATAACCAATCCAGAGATAGTCATAGCGGACGAACCAACCACCGCACTGGATGTTACAATACAGGCTCAAGTCCTCAACATTATGCGGGAGCTCCAAGGCGAATTCGGCAGTTCTATAATCTTCATCACCCATGATCTCGGGGTAGTTGCGGAGCTGGCTGACAGAGTTCACGTAATGTACGCCGGAAAGATAGTCGAGAAGGCAGGCGTGAATGAACTTTATTCATCTCCTTCTCATCCTTACACAAAGGGCTTGCTGAACTCCAGAGTGATGAGATCCTACAAGGGAAAGAAGCTGCCGTATATTGAGGGTTATGTTCCAAGAGCTTACGAGTTCCCTGACGGCTGCCGATTCAACCCCAGATGTCCTCATGTAATGGAGATCTGCCGAGAGAAAGATCCTCCCGAGTTTTCTTTGAATGCCGGCCATTCGGTCGCCTGCTGGCTGTTCGATGGGAGGTCGGAAACATGA
- the rbsD gene encoding D-ribose pyranase encodes MKKSGILNKEICNLIGSMGHTDLLVVSDSGLPIASDRYRIDVSIVGGKPGVFDVLDPVLEELEVEKVIFSEEMKTVSPKCLEETMKHLPEGIEVEFVPHVEFKELTNTKSKGVIRTGEQIPYSSIILVGGVTY; translated from the coding sequence ATGAAGAAAAGTGGAATTCTGAATAAGGAGATATGCAATCTAATTGGTTCGATGGGTCATACCGATCTTCTTGTTGTCTCGGACTCGGGACTGCCTATTGCTTCAGACAGATACAGGATAGATGTAAGTATTGTAGGCGGAAAGCCAGGGGTCTTCGATGTTCTTGATCCTGTGCTCGAAGAGCTCGAAGTCGAGAAGGTCATCTTTTCGGAAGAGATGAAAACCGTGAGTCCCAAGTGTCTCGAAGAGACTATGAAGCATCTACCCGAAGGTATAGAAGTGGAATTCGTTCCTCATGTTGAATTCAAGGAACTGACAAATACAAAATCAAAGGGAGTAATCAGAACCGGGGAGCAGATACCTTATTCCAGTATCATTCTCGTCGGCGGGGTAACCTATTGA
- a CDS encoding ABC transporter permease, translating to MQSTKERIAKNFLKHKLGVVGLIALSIMYLLVVFADFIAPYNYITAHRNFVYAPPSKIRFFDEEGNWRGPFVYGMTKVRNPVTYRLEFTEDKNNVVPIKLFVRGEEYTFWGLFKTDLHLFGVEESSDVAMVLLFGGDRFGRDLFSRVLVGGKVSMTVGLVGTLISVFIGAIVGALSGYYGGTIDVLIQRFIELLRSFPRIPLWLALATILPPQWPSTWVYFGIVIVLSLIGWMGVARVVRGMVLSLREKEFILAAKVSGVSNMKIITRHLIPNTISYLIVVSTLSIPGMILGESAISFLGLGIKEPMTSWGLLLKQAQSLSELEAHPWLMIPGLFIIVAVLSFNFVGDALRDAVDPYRAVEKV from the coding sequence ATGCAGAGTACGAAAGAACGAATTGCAAAAAACTTCCTTAAGCATAAACTTGGAGTCGTTGGGCTTATCGCCCTCTCGATCATGTATTTGCTGGTCGTCTTCGCCGATTTCATAGCTCCTTACAACTACATAACGGCACACAGAAACTTCGTCTATGCCCCTCCTTCAAAGATACGTTTCTTCGATGAAGAAGGCAACTGGCGGGGTCCTTTCGTGTACGGAATGACCAAGGTCAGAAACCCCGTTACGTATAGACTGGAATTCACGGAAGACAAGAACAACGTAGTACCGATAAAACTCTTCGTAAGGGGTGAAGAATACACTTTCTGGGGACTTTTCAAGACCGATCTTCATCTCTTTGGTGTCGAGGAGTCTTCAGATGTAGCAATGGTACTTCTATTTGGAGGGGACAGGTTTGGAAGAGACCTCTTCTCTAGAGTTCTTGTTGGCGGCAAGGTGTCAATGACCGTGGGTCTTGTGGGCACCCTGATAAGCGTTTTCATAGGCGCCATAGTGGGGGCCCTCTCAGGTTACTATGGCGGGACTATCGACGTATTGATACAACGTTTCATAGAACTCTTAAGATCCTTCCCTAGGATACCGCTGTGGCTGGCACTAGCCACGATACTACCTCCTCAGTGGCCTAGCACGTGGGTCTATTTCGGAATCGTAATTGTCCTGTCGCTGATCGGCTGGATGGGGGTTGCACGTGTTGTTAGGGGAATGGTCTTGAGCCTGAGAGAGAAGGAATTCATTCTTGCCGCCAAAGTATCCGGTGTTTCGAACATGAAGATAATAACGCGTCACCTTATCCCAAACACAATCAGTTATCTGATAGTCGTTTCGACTCTTTCAATACCGGGAATGATTTTGGGTGAGAGCGCTATTAGCTTTCTCGGCCTTGGCATAAAGGAGCCTATGACCAGCTGGGGGTTGCTGCTGAAGCAGGCGCAGTCTCTATCTGAACTGGAGGCTCATCCCTGGCTGATGATTCCAGGGCTATTCATAATAGTGGCTGTTCTCTCCTTCAACTTCGTAGGAGACGCCTTGAGAGATGCAGTTGATCCTTACAGGGCGGTGGAAAAAGTATGA
- a CDS encoding orotidine 5'-phosphate decarboxylase / HUMPS family protein — MILLQLANDTHVKSDFIRTAEEVADYIDIIEVGTPAILAHGTSLVREISDRLPDHTILADMKIVDGGYVEAVMAFENGADIVTVLGFASFKTISEVRRAADEFGGEMMLDTIEISDLESFAEKVSPLSPEYVCVHTSADLSGVGESMHLLEYAKKIEIIRRVLPEAKIAVAGGISSDNLSHVFPLKPNVVIAGRSIWEAEDPARVASEIKKRLEKGS; from the coding sequence ATGATACTTCTACAGCTCGCAAACGATACCCATGTCAAGTCCGATTTCATTCGCACTGCCGAAGAAGTTGCAGATTACATAGATATCATAGAAGTCGGGACCCCTGCTATTCTTGCCCACGGCACGTCGCTGGTTCGAGAGATTAGCGATAGACTCCCCGATCATACTATTCTTGCAGATATGAAGATCGTTGACGGAGGATATGTCGAGGCGGTCATGGCTTTTGAGAATGGGGCCGATATAGTAACGGTTTTGGGATTTGCCTCTTTCAAGACGATTTCAGAGGTGAGAAGAGCGGCAGACGAATTTGGTGGAGAAATGATGCTTGATACGATCGAGATCTCCGATCTCGAATCATTTGCGGAGAAGGTATCTCCACTGTCGCCTGAGTATGTCTGCGTTCACACTTCTGCCGATCTGAGCGGTGTGGGGGAGAGCATGCATCTGCTCGAATATGCGAAAAAGATAGAAATTATAAGGAGAGTCCTTCCAGAGGCAAAGATCGCCGTTGCGGGTGGGATTTCTTCCGACAATCTCTCCCATGTCTTCCCGTTGAAGCCCAATGTAGTGATCGCGGGACGATCGATCTGGGAAGCTGAGGACCCTGCAAGAGTAGCATCGGAGATAAAGAAGAGACTGGAGAAGGGCTCATGA
- the xylB gene encoding xylulokinase, protein MKYVIAYDLGTTGNKATLYGVDGKLLASSFSGYKTYHPGPNQVEQDPLEWWESVKKTTSELIARAAVNPEEIVSISFSGQMMGAIPVDRDGKLLRRAIIWADQRSVEQSERLEDVGNDFVYRLTGSRITPTYSGPKIAWIKDNEPEIYNKAHKFLNAKDYIVSRFTGEFGTDHSDASMTLLFDIENLKWSEKLVEVLGLDMEKLPAVTSSTNVVSKILPKVAEELGLSKKTLIVRGGGDGACACLGAGIVSPDEAYLYLGSSSWVSTCSTEPLFDEKSRTFNFAYPIEGFYCPTGTMQAGGASYHWAKDALCQHEEEKAKALGLSAFTIMDDLVDQTRPGAGNLVFLPYLLGERSPRWNINARGAFIGLSSTHRKADMLRAVLEGVAFNLKIVLDILETKGKFDKIRLIGGGAKGRNWKQIVADIFGKTVTVPEYLEEATSMGAAIIGAVGAGEMTFKEASTFVRDVQFIEYNPENHRYYERLFEVFDKAYGSLIETYEDLAKLRQYSN, encoded by the coding sequence ATGAAATACGTCATTGCATACGATCTGGGAACTACCGGGAACAAGGCGACACTCTATGGAGTGGACGGAAAACTCCTGGCGAGTTCCTTCTCAGGTTACAAGACCTATCATCCCGGTCCGAATCAGGTAGAGCAAGATCCTCTGGAATGGTGGGAGTCCGTAAAAAAAACCACCTCGGAGCTCATCGCCAGGGCTGCTGTCAATCCTGAAGAGATAGTCTCTATAAGCTTCAGCGGACAGATGATGGGAGCCATCCCTGTGGACAGGGACGGAAAGCTTCTTAGAAGAGCCATCATATGGGCCGATCAGAGAAGCGTCGAACAGTCGGAAAGGCTTGAAGACGTCGGCAACGATTTCGTCTACAGGCTTACAGGATCGAGGATAACACCAACGTACTCCGGTCCGAAGATTGCCTGGATAAAAGACAACGAACCTGAAATATACAACAAGGCACATAAATTCCTGAATGCGAAGGATTACATCGTCTCCAGATTCACCGGAGAGTTCGGGACTGACCATTCAGATGCGTCGATGACGCTTCTATTCGATATCGAGAATCTGAAGTGGTCGGAAAAACTCGTTGAGGTTCTCGGACTTGATATGGAGAAACTTCCTGCCGTGACCTCCTCAACGAATGTCGTCTCAAAGATTCTTCCGAAAGTGGCTGAGGAACTTGGACTGTCGAAGAAGACTCTAATAGTCCGCGGCGGCGGAGACGGCGCCTGCGCCTGCCTGGGAGCAGGGATTGTCAGTCCAGACGAGGCTTATCTCTATCTCGGTTCGTCGAGCTGGGTCAGCACATGCTCCACGGAACCGCTCTTCGACGAGAAGTCGAGGACATTTAACTTCGCATATCCCATTGAGGGTTTCTATTGCCCGACTGGAACAATGCAGGCCGGGGGAGCTTCGTATCACTGGGCTAAGGACGCTCTCTGTCAGCACGAAGAAGAGAAGGCAAAGGCACTTGGGCTGAGCGCCTTCACTATTATGGACGATCTTGTTGACCAGACCAGACCCGGAGCGGGAAACCTAGTCTTCCTGCCTTATTTGCTTGGGGAGAGAAGCCCGAGGTGGAACATAAATGCTAGAGGCGCCTTTATAGGACTGTCCTCGACACATAGAAAGGCCGACATGTTGAGAGCGGTACTTGAAGGAGTTGCCTTCAACCTGAAAATAGTCCTCGATATTCTCGAGACTAAGGGGAAATTCGACAAGATTCGTCTTATCGGCGGAGGAGCAAAAGGAAGGAACTGGAAACAGATTGTGGCCGATATCTTCGGTAAGACGGTTACGGTACCTGAGTATCTTGAAGAGGCAACGTCAATGGGAGCGGCCATTATTGGGGCTGTTGGAGCCGGAGAGATGACGTTCAAGGAAGCGTCTACTTTTGTGAGGGATGTTCAGTTCATCGAGTACAACCCAGAGAATCACAGGTACTACGAAAGGCTTTTCGAAGTTTTTGATAAGGCCTACGGTTCTCTCATAGAGACCTATGAAGACCTTGCCAAACTGAGACAGTATTCGAATTAG
- a CDS encoding alcohol dehydrogenase catalytic domain-containing protein → MKAAFVKSPFKFEIRDVDLPSLKPNDVLLKIKASGICGTDLHTARTEAKDWQTFGHEIVGIVEQIGSNVENVEVGQSVLVESGSFCGTCEDCRNGRVDLCHDRAPNVFIRAERENLTMGFAEQVIIDKQNAVPFEGVPFEEASLVEPMGVALDLTYTVDPKFNDDVLVVGLGPIGLMAVQIVKAMGARKVFVANHSRSKIRIDVAKSFGVEDVILVDKTPIGSYRFPKGGVDRALVTAPPYVIPEVLDVMNFGGVVGFIGIDYGEGRFIKFDANKFHFNKLQLRASHAVPALYFPRCIDMIKSGAVNVKPLITDTFKLEEIGEMMVKAENERDKVIKAVMID, encoded by the coding sequence GTGAAAGCCGCGTTTGTAAAATCACCATTCAAATTCGAGATCCGTGACGTAGATCTTCCCTCTCTGAAACCGAATGACGTGTTGCTTAAGATAAAGGCCTCAGGAATCTGCGGGACAGATCTTCACACAGCTAGAACGGAAGCCAAAGACTGGCAGACTTTCGGCCACGAGATAGTCGGCATTGTGGAACAGATCGGTTCAAATGTCGAAAATGTGGAAGTCGGCCAGAGCGTACTGGTAGAGAGCGGCTCCTTTTGCGGGACATGCGAGGACTGTAGAAACGGGCGAGTCGATCTCTGCCATGACAGAGCACCTAACGTCTTTATAAGAGCCGAGAGAGAAAATCTGACCATGGGCTTTGCCGAGCAGGTAATAATCGATAAACAGAATGCGGTGCCATTCGAAGGAGTTCCGTTCGAAGAAGCTTCTCTCGTCGAGCCAATGGGAGTAGCGCTCGATCTGACATACACTGTCGATCCAAAGTTCAACGATGATGTCCTTGTCGTTGGTCTTGGTCCCATAGGTCTCATGGCCGTTCAGATAGTCAAGGCCATGGGAGCGAGAAAGGTCTTCGTTGCCAATCATTCCAGATCTAAGATAAGGATAGATGTTGCAAAGAGCTTCGGAGTGGAGGATGTCATACTCGTCGACAAAACCCCGATTGGCTCCTACAGATTTCCCAAGGGCGGCGTTGATAGAGCTCTTGTCACCGCACCTCCTTACGTAATCCCCGAAGTGCTCGATGTCATGAATTTTGGAGGAGTCGTCGGCTTCATAGGAATCGATTACGGCGAAGGCCGCTTCATAAAGTTCGATGCCAACAAGTTCCATTTCAACAAACTTCAGTTGAGAGCCTCCCACGCAGTTCCAGCTCTGTACTTCCCCAGATGCATCGATATGATAAAGAGCGGAGCTGTAAATGTGAAGCCTTTGATAACAGACACCTTCAAGCTGGAAGAAATCGGTGAGATGATGGTCAAGGCGGAAAATGAAAGAGACAAAGTAATAAAGGCAGTCATGATTGATTGA